One stretch of Vulpes lagopus strain Blue_001 chromosome X, ASM1834538v1, whole genome shotgun sequence DNA includes these proteins:
- the LOC121482750 gene encoding coiled-coil domain-containing protein 169-like — translation MGDRTGDNFEDMSIDCLKLELLEEIHMRDLVQLSILEIRHKIVELETKPNTDNEGSEWKTRYEAQLELNNHLEKQIATLKEKMEKIRGNPSDRLSSIRVYERMPVESLNALLAQLEKEKRSLENQVKNCALRLEQESKAYNQTNDERRIYLAEMSQLSSSHQVSKRQQMDQLQKIKENHVKTGRYNSANQKRVNAKKVPAKKITKPNHLPKLNP, via the coding sequence ATGGGAGACAGAACAGGGGACAACTTTGAAGATATGAGCATTGACTGCCTTAAACTGGAGTTATTGGAAGAAATCCATATGAGAGATTTAGTACAGCTTTCAATACTTGAAATAAGACACAAGATAGTAGAACTGGAAACCAAACCCAATACTGACAATGAAGGTAGTGAATGGAAAACTCGTTATGAGGCACAACTTGAACTAAATAATCATCTAGAAAAGCAAATTGCTACtctcaaagagaaaatggaaaaaatccgTGGAAATCCTTCAGATAGACTATCTTCTATTCGTGTCTATGAGCGAATGCCAGTGGAATCCTTAAATGCATTACTTGCAcagctggagaaagagaaaaggagtctTGAAAATCAAGTGAAAAACTGTGCACTTAGACTGGAACAAGAGTCAAAGGCTTACAACCAAACCAATGATGAACGCCGTATATATCTAGCTGAAATGTCTCAGCTCTCTAGCTCACACCAAGTTTCTAAAAGGCAACAGATGGATcaacttcagaaaataaaagagaatcatGTGAAAACAGGAAGATATAATTCAGCTAATCAGAAGAGAGTAAATGCCAAGAAGGTACCAGCAAAAAAGATTACAAAACCAAACCATCTTCCAAAACTCAATCCGTGA